AAATTGTTAGAAGATTTTACATTGCTAattcatagaaaaattaaaaaaattatgtgtgtAAGATTCATAAATTACTCTTTCCATTATTGATTAGTTTTAAGATAAAACCTTATTTATCCTACAATTCTAACATTAATAACAAGGTATAATACATAAACTTTATTAAGAGTACGTAATTCATAATGATAGACACATATTCTCAACTTTACACTCAAATATATTACACACTAATTTTGTTCTCaatcataaatatatttgaagtagtttatatatataggttTAGTATTAAACCTATCATTAATACATTAACCAAACTGAGTTACAGATAATTAGAAGAGATAGCTAGAGATAAGACAATCAAGACAATACATGATATAATCCTTTATATATTCAACTATATATGGTTTGTTGAATTAAAATCAAGattaatgattataattattattaattagtaatgGCTTCATTAATGAAGTTGTTTAGCCTCTCAGATATCCTTGAAGAAGCACCAACAGTAGCAGAAGCAAACTCTCCcttctatatatacatatatatacatgacaatataattaatgtataataataaactaattaaattaatgatGAAATGattattactaattaattaattattattaattacctGAGAATGTATTGTGTGGAAAACAGTGTTTTGAGAGACGTAGAAACTGGCATTGAGAATGTCAAATCCTTCCTCGTGAAGAATACGAATTGTTTGGTAGAAGAGAGATTTGAAATCCAACCCAGTTATCAGAACAATCTCAACAGCCAAACCCATCTCATGAATCTCAATATGAGGTAATTTCATATCATCACCATCACCATTattaccattaccattaccattacTATCATCATCATAATCATAATTATCAATTAATAGGCTATTCCTCTTCTCTTTCATTCTCTCTATGCTTATTTGCAACTTCTTTATGTACTTTGCAGCTTCATCTAGCTGATCTGGCAAAGATGTACTACTCACACTACTAtcctatatatacatacaatcaaatattaataatcaactaattaattaataattattaagagAGGAAGAGATAGAATTAGTATATACCCTTTtggtttgttgttgttgttgttgttgttgttgttgttgagaATTATTATTATGAGGAGGAAGAAGAGAGTTGAGGTTGGAGTAGAGAATCTTCATTTGATTTCTTCTGTTTCTCTCAGTGATTTTCCTGTCATGACCAttattactaatatttgttcTTGATGATGAACTAGGGTTTACTACTACATCATCATCCATTATACCACCTCGATCTTCTCCTCTTCTAACCTACCTAATAttctaactatatatatataatatttcaaataataaaaaaaacagagagaaaaaGTAGTGTGTAGTGCTAGTGCTACTATTATTGTTggtctttaattaa
This region of Cannabis sativa cultivar Pink pepper isolate KNU-18-1 chromosome 7, ASM2916894v1, whole genome shotgun sequence genomic DNA includes:
- the LOC115696979 gene encoding transcription factor bHLH162, with amino-acid sequence MDDDVVVNPSSSSRTNISNNGHDRKITERNRRNQMKILYSNLNSLLPPHNNNSQQQQQQQQQQQTKRDSSVSSTSLPDQLDEAAKYIKKLQISIERMKEKRNSLLIDNYDYDDDSNGNGNGNNGDGDDMKLPHIEIHEMGLAVEIVLITGLDFKSLFYQTIRILHEEGFDILNASFYVSQNTVFHTIHSQKGEFASATVGASSRISERLNNFINEAITN